The sequence GGAAACAATTCAATGCCATCCAGGTCGCATCACAGGGGATAGTCCACTGCAAGCTGTGGTTTTCAATTCAGAACGACAACCCACCACTGGGAACAGAGGTGTTTGTACACACATTGCTGAAAGCATTTGCCCCTCCAGCACTCCTCACGGCTCTCCTGGACAGAGTACAGATGAACAAGCACTCGATCATTCTGGTAGCCCTCCACTGGCCGAATCAGCCATGGATAGCAGACCTCACATCGATGTTGTGCGCACAACCATGGCTACTGCCAACACAAAGACCTCCAATGGTTAACATCTTGTGTTCTCCATCAAAGAACCAaggtcatatactgtacataaccATACAATCCCCATAATTGTGTGACATACTTTCTCTAGTTCAGTATTCTTTGACAACAGCAAGACATGAAGTTCTGGAATAGAACTTTTTTGAAGAAACAGCAGCACCAGAGCTTCAATGTTCCTTCCCAATGTCCAAATGAGTCCAAACAGAGATAAACCAGTAATGTCCATGACAACATGGGATTCCGTTATCTCTTTGGGAGTAATTATCTCCAGACCATCGTCAGTGATGTGTGCAACATGCAGATGCTCAAGCTTCCCTTCTGTGtaacagagtgagaaagaaatcACTATATCATTAccacaaaaatgaaattgagcgGTTTTAAAATACACCTATGGATTACCAGCCAGGTAAAACATAAACAGTACTGTGTTTCTCACCTGAAACAATCTCACAGTGTGGAAAATGTATCTGTACCAGAGTCCCATGTAAGCAGTTGATGTTATAAAGTGGTCCTGCCGGTTCATAGTTAAGTTTTTCCAGCTTATCTCCCCATGGTACTGAGTGATACTCCAACTCACCCGCTGTCTCCATTTTAAACATCAGGCCTGTTAGCTTGCACTTATGAAGGCCAGCTGACTGAAGCTTCAACCTATCGATAATGACATTAGTACAAGTAATGCAACTGCACCGATAAGGTGGATATTTGGAAATATTTAGTTGAAAATATTCAGCTTGTAGCTATGCAACAACACAGATATTGTCATGTATTCTTAgcattttttattaatttccaGGATTACTTCATTTATTCTTGCTAACAGaagtaattaattaaatattatctAATGCATTCATTTGTATTCATGATTCAttctttttaataatttaataagAAACATTTTTAAGAACGTGTATTTCAAATCTCCATTTTCCTCTTCCTGTAATAGTGGCTCAAAACATTCAGAGGATGTAGAGTGCTGAATTCAAAGGAAATTGCATTAAACCATGCACAtaattaccctggaaatccagagttctcgcgagagcacaatggaattgtctctgcgagacagcctggcaaagaacaatgatgcacgttacttttaccccaacattccggggaaccagctaaaccaGAGAGGGtgaaagcggagctagtaatcaaggatctttggctaaactgatgaagacagcgctgcaacgttggaggacagtacacattggtcgtagtgttatccgattgcgttgaagtccgaaatcattcagagtaaacatggtttagtgttatccaattgcgtgcagtgagatttttaaatgcatgcttgttgccgcccctcgagttgggccattacattgctctttgccagacccttaatctttctagattatcagggtctggattttccaggctagcacATAATACCTTTAATACCGATACAAATAGACGTTTACATACATACTTTCTACAAACTGCACATCTGATCATAATCGTCAACaagcgcgcctgcaggtgtacgcccgactgtgcgtaccatcaggctactcaacaacaaGAGGaaatttcccctgtgtgtgtgtattcacaccagaatcttttgcagcgatttttgtgtgagcatatcagtgaacacccctgaccactcggtgagtttcacgtctttgtaaacgaaagtttaatgcattttaggaaggattgttcctgtgcacctatgcagcgttctggaggagggggggcgctaccacagaaaccgaaaattctcaggacagcagcatgtgtccaaatttcaatcttaaacgttctatttaatctgaaaacagggctttaagtgtaaaataccgaacttgtcctttaatatctcatgaatgcaggacatttacacccctcacccgcaaagcactaatgattgtcaaggatacaacccaccctgcacacgaactgttcagcctcctgccctctggaaagcggtacaggagcctccgctcccgcaccaccagactggcaagtagcttcatccaccaagcaatcaggatgctgaacactctacccactctcccatcactgacagccccccccacccaccagccaaccaggaacctaggaaactaggatcctgtctaccaaacccccccccccaacaccgccatgtggaactgcactgtgactgcgcagccaaacgtgttgctgcttcacatcaagcctgatatacttgaattactgcatactgcatatcaatgtaaatatacaggtcacacaagcacaagtttaaacttcatgtaactgttaagactatagaaatatacaacacaactacctctattttttttttaatatatgtcctatatttctattttgatacatacatgttctatatttcagtcttgcactttaatttaatgtttattgtctatggctatgtccatagtatgtctatgtctgtatttaaagcatgtctatgtctgcatgggaaagtaagaaacgaaatttcaattctttgtatgaccagtgcatgtaaagaaattgacaataaaagccgacttgacttgacttgacttgacttgaatcatcagaaatttacatgagttcatattctgtcatttgtgacctcatacatgaacaacacatcaactaaagcattaagtatggtcGGTACATCATTACATGATCGGTacatgatttatgatttattaagaatgatcatgatttctttttctgccaaaaatgtggtcatcgctactcaaattctgatttgagcacaacttgtgcagttctctaaacacatgcaaTTGTTAACACTTTAGTTgagaggccacaaacatgatgaactcatgagcaattaaccttacattcatgttatcatgatgatcatgcttaataaatcataaatcataatgatgtacccatcatacctaatgctttagttgatgtgttgttcatgcatgagatcatgaatgagagactatgaactcatgtcaattcatgatgattcattagatataaaaatgaagtaatacataaatcatgaattaattcatgcatgaattcatgattaTTCATGTatccttaccgtaaagtgttaccagatTTTAATATCTAAAATATTTTAAGTATTAATATTAGTGCAATGGAGTGTTACTGCTTCATGTTATACATCACACATCACGCCATGTTCCTACAATTTCGGACATTAAACTTTAATGGCGCcaaatgcctggagacatgaATGCCCCGAAGGTTGGCAGTTTTGCATTTAACAGTGAcgcattattaataataatgtgACGGGCTAATATCAGTTTTTTGCTGAAATGCAGAAGTTATAAGTGTCCATGTTTTGTGACCTTGTGCTGTCTGAGGAGGTCCAGCTGAACTGCGAGACATCCTTGAGGCTCTGTTTGTATTCCTGCAGAAGACTGATAAGATTTTCTGCACTGCAAGTCGCTTCACTCATGTCTTCAACTGCTACAATGAGAATATGACAGAGATATGAAAATGAGACAATATCAGTTACAGAGGTTACGTGGGGCATGTTGTCACACTTGTCAGTTTAACTGACAATGACTGTAAATGTCGATGTGTTTAACTGACAATGACTGACATGCTGACATGCAAATTAAAAATatcttgtgcatgtgttttgtgttttgcatACAGTTAACTATTTCAGTGTAAAAGTGTAGGAAGTCAAATTTAAGTTTCACAGGGTGTCGTATGGTCTGTTGTTAGTCCAGGCATGGTGTTGCATTCTGTTGCAGGTTCTGGGTAAGTTATCACAATTTTTATgaggcaaatattgatttaggagtactcctagtgatAAGATGAAATACGGGCCCAGATAAGGATGTTAGCACTTGCATTTTATGGACCAGGGACCTTGAACTGCCAGTGACCCTGGCTATAAATTACTTTGTTGTCCAAATATAGAAATATATGTGTTCTGAGCTGACTCTGTAGAGAAGGAAAATAGTTTTTTTGTCCAAAACGGTGGTAAAATGAGAGAAGTCATTGTCAGTATCATTCTGGCTGCAACTCAATGTGCCACTAAGTAGTCTTCTTGGAGAGGAACAATCAATGTTTTAtcacaataactcaatttaatGTCTATCAAAAACTGAAACTGACAAAAAACAGATCCTGTTTAGACTGCATACGGTTGCTAATCCacttacatgtaggctacaatcTTAAGTTTCTCTTGTACTGTTGTCATTGCCTTGATGTGTGGGCATGAACTGTCTTTTATATTTTGATATTGTGTACtcacctattgttgtgtctgtgCTTTCCTTCTCAGAGCAGCCACAAACGACATTCTCAAGCCCTCAAAACAGGGGCGGAGCTAAGTGGCGGCCAGGGGGGGCCACGGCCACCACTGGTCAAAGCTTGGCCACCCTGCTGGCCCCCCCAGCTCCGTTCAGtgaaaagtaaaaagaaaattgCTGCCGTTTTCGACGGCACTTTGCCAACACTTTGCAAGGACTGAACCTTTGACTGAACAATTACTGCACTCTATCTACGACTACGACCATTGGCGACTACGACCAGTGAGGAAGTGTAGCCTACGGTTCTGATCAAATCGTGAGTAGGCCTAgtgcaacagcagcagcggGACAATTAAAACgcttacaaataaaaacacttgACAGTAGGATACTACTTAACCTCAGTAACAACAGGTGAGTTGATGATGAGTTGCTTCTGGGCTATAAAAACAGACAAcgtgactgcaaaataacatcatgtacaaaaaaccaacgctgcacacccattactctcgtttgaattacagTAGGCCGTACTCacgaacccgtgatcggatagatgtgccacgcatgtcagatgaaagaggagacacagagctataaTTTGATACCATGTACATCCTCCGGACCtaggttataaaacagacgaaatgACATAAAAATAATAACTCATATAGCTCAACTTACCCcacatttttgtgtgttgtggtggcaaagcatgttcataatccaacgctgtcatgtgtttctctatgacCACATatcatcatatcatatcacatatcatgaccacattctaccgaggcaccattgagagcatcctctccagctgtatcgctgtgtggggcggaagctgcactgaatacaacaggaaagccctgcagcgcatagtgaacacagctggaaggatcattggtgcttcactcccctccctgaaggacatttacaccacccacctcacccgcaaggcgaccaaaattgtgagtgattcaagtcaccccgctcacaatctgtttgatctactgccctctgggaagaggtacagaagcctgcgctcccgcactaccagactcaccaacagcttcatacaccaagctgtaaggatgctgaactctctccctcctctcccccctccaccctcagctacataacatcctggacattggacccacaatggccgcctgcactactccacttgcacacttgcacacttgcacacttgtacactttacaacttggtgttgttgtcctgaaaacacaacacttctgctgctcttacataacttgcaccactatgccactttctttattacttaggtcaaacagaactacccaagccttttattggcctgactttgcactagtattttattgactgtccatgcacaatttcaaccaaattttgctgctcttattttttcattattatatgtgccctcttatttacttatttacttactttttttgtttacttgaatgttatgtttgtctgtggacttaaattggtaaaatgtcttgtcttcaccgtgggatagtgagaaacgtaatttcgatctctttgtatgtctggaacatgtgaagaaattgacaataaagctgactttgactttgactttgactctatggcaaagcatgttcataatcaggttctgagatcctagcaaattcctgcatggcatccaattcaaaactcacattgcatcccaattgatctgacaaagaaacacctttttgcctCCACTTTGTTCAtgacaatgcagtaaaaagttgttctagaatcatcatgagtgtacacacagaacacacaaactcaggttcagtcaggtcagatcagttcgtgtcacagagcGCAGAAAGGTATTTTTTCATtactaaattaaaaaaatggcatttatttctgtaaggcgcacaccacgtgtctgtaaattgctcagccccaaagCCCCCCTCCACCATGAttcttatattgccagattcaggacagtctgccctacacataCATGAAAGTCATGTCCAGCTGACAGAGATCAATCAAGtcaatgcaagtattaatatgaattggtggcagatctgggtagcctagactgtgaaaaaatatagcatgtgtaaatggcacttacaatgaccaggataaatgcttataactaaaggtagtgaaaaagcccttaaaacagtctagggttctaagggttaatttcTTAATTCAGAGCCATGTTACTTACAGCCAAGTACTTGGAGTGGATATCAGAAAGAAATATAGTTTGGCCATCAGTATAAGATTAAATATCTGCATGCAATATTTGTAgtatttattattgttctttgagttaacataattTGAATAAGACTGATTAAGTAAGGTGCATTATCATAATGTACTTTTTATAGCATTGGCCTATTTATGGAAAATGTGTTGGAGTGGACAACAAACTGACCTGTGTATCAGTGTTGGCTTTACACAATTTattgccattattaaaataggctatcctaatctTCAAAACTTTTTGAGTAGTTTTCAAATAGACGTTTTGATTCCCAAGTGCCACCACAATAAAAAGTCTGGACCCAGCTGACCCCCCCTATAAAATAATCCTGGCTACGCCCCTGCCTCAAAAGATAGAAATGTGCCCTCAGTATAGTACTGTAGATGAACACAGAAATGTTGCTTGATTCAGCCCCAAATGCAAAACTGCTGTTTTAAAGAGCTGGAGAGGACACAGACTGACCGTGACACTTCCCGGCAAACAGGTTAAACTGCATCGGCAGCTCCTTATCCTTTCATGCAGGCGATGTAAAAGTGAAATTGCAAAGAAGAGAAAGATCTGAggttcaacaattgctgtatTATGGGCTTCCCAAAGTAACTACTGCAAGAAATAGTAAATGATTGTCTAAAACTGTAGTAGCATTGCAATCAGTTTTACCCCAGTGTAACCCCAAATAATTAATTTGACACTTCACTTTAACACTTTTGTCAATTCAACTCAATTGCTATGTATAGTACgtttatagtatatatatatattatagtaTGTTTCTGCTGGCATaggttgtttgttttattttgttttgtcattgtttgttttgtaaGACTAGCCTTTTGCATTCCTGAAACAGATGGTTGTAGAATGCCCTTTGAAAAAAGTTTGAATAGTTTTTAGAatttattaacaaatattaGTTCATATAAATCTGATGATTTCCACCTGCCCAAATTGCCTACCGGGTCTAGCGCCACCAGCTGACCAAACAGGATGTGTGCCAGACATTGACAACACATTGGTTAATTGGTTGGAAACTTTCAAAAATATtgtatattatttttattattattcagatGCCTAATTAATGTGTGTGGTATAGCACCATCAACTGGCAATAGAAGTATTTTTTCCATTTGTTTTGGATATTGATATTAGATCTTAATTCAGTTTAGGTGTCCTGACTTCACACATCtacactggaacacacacacacacacacacacacacatagaatctgacacacaaaaaatacattGTAATTAACATGACCAGTCAAAAAACACACTATTctcactacacactacacacaacacacacgctctttccctctgtgccacacaacacacacgccacacatgctCAGGCCCTTCTTAGCCGCTTGAAGGGCCTGATAGGCCTTGTAGGGCCTTATAATTTTCTATCTTTTGTGATCACGTAAACAATGTTCAAACCAAAACAATTGCACCATAGACTAAGCAATTGTAACTATATGAGTCCGTTGTTGTGCCTTTGCTCACCCCATGCCACTGTCTATGCAAGTAAGATGTACGTGATCACATGGAACCATGGTATAGTCACACAAAGGTATACCCAGAAAGCACGCAGATGTTGCACAACCAAGTTTTGAATATTTGCTTCTTTGACCACAATGGACATATTTTCTAAACCAATGCACAGATTTATGTTTATATGATTATAGTTATGGTTATAATTTCCCAATAAACTCCCAATTGCATTAGACATAATGGCAAAAtggtattaaaggagaatttcggtgtgatattgacctccatgcatttccacagaattatttttggaatctgatcccttatcatacctgttcattcgtactttaataaattcaagatggcggcgaatggtaaacttcctgaaggtactgtctgtataaattgtcttgtaaataaactaccagtgctttttcaaacttctcaatgtctcgttttaagaCACatggggtacgtgaaggcactccagggggtacgtgagattttaaaatatacatatatttaaaaagtagaatccatgcaaaaatgcaacaaaaaaaacacaattatttaatacatatttcaggaaaatataagttcttaaaattaattttatatttcagtatgctattcaatttcattatcctaaaaacccagagtcaCCCCCATACaaggatggttcgacccaacctgtcacatgccacccaccataacctgtcaatcactgtcaaaactcaaacgatggagtcgtggttgaagtgtagcggtaattcttgtgcgctggttagggtgtacttggctgaaaaaatatttcacagggggtacatcactgaaaaaaggttgagaaccactgcattaGCGCATTCAAAGAATTTCGGCTCTGAGCCAATGTGGGAGGGTTGGGGCCTGATGAGAGCTGTTACAGCTGTTAGTGTGCCATGAGGGATCGTCAGGTGTGCCATGGAAAACTATCCGATTTCACTTCATTGGTCCAAAAAGATAATCATCCTTCAAATAATTGTTTAATCTTTCACGAGTCAGGCCTGCACAGGGATTTGAAACCGGGTCTCTGGAATGAAAGGCGGAGATCAATCCCTTGTAACACCACCTGTGAATGAAGGGACCAACATGCAGATGAGTCAGATGCAGGGTTCTCTTTACAGAGTCACAAAAAACAGGCAGGCAGTTCTTGTAGATTGGAGCAAAGTATCACAGGCACAGGCAATGACCATCAAGTCAAAAAATAAGCAAAAGAAAAACACCTCAGAGAGAATTGGGTAACAAAAGTCGGACATCTAGTGGCAAAAAGTAGTAGCTGCAACCAAAAAGTCCCTGGGGCTTGACATAATCGTACTGCTCTCATTGAGCGTATAACTGTGCTGTTGATAATATGCTGTCAATGTAATGAAATCAGTCTTGAATGAAACTCCTGGTAAGTAGCACAACTAGTAAGCCTACCCCATTGTTGATTTACAGAGACAAAATAGCTCAAACACAAGACAACACACAACTACAGGGCCACCTTTTAATTTATGTCATGAACATTAAATAGGACAACTATAAGCAACTTAACCCATTGTCATTTTGTATTATATTCAAAACATTTCCTGACATAATTTTTCATGAGTTTATTTTACTGAAAGGGTCTTGCATGTGTCGGAGTtttgattattattataataacgTTTATGGTACATTTTATTTTTGCAACATTTGGGTTTGCCATGGGATTTCTTCAGTGTCAAAAATGAGCCATGGCACAGAAAAGGTTGAAAATACTGTTCTTAAGGACAAggctgctatgtatttttcattttataCTTTAtcctttttgagatattaacaaaaaacaagcttttcCCCCCTCAGAGACTTTGTATTGGGCTTTTTGTATTGGGCTTTAATTGGCTCATAAAGAAAACTAAGTTGCACCTGTTCCATCTGCCATCTGCTCAACTAGACCCCCTTTCTCTTtatgtctctctccattcaagAAGACTACAAGGCACCTTCCATCACACTTTCTCCCATCCACCCACTTCAAACTATTCATTCAactattaaactatctgtctatcaactTCCATtaaaatatctacctatacacacatCCATAAAACTATCTGTATATCATCATCCATTAAATGATCGGcatatcaacatccattaaactatctacctattaaaggttgtatcagcgatttcaggcccaaaaaaggcccaaacataaatgatcacattcatctaatctttcctaacgatccgctagctgtctgccccataagctagccgtcaaaaaaacgtgtctctgtaggcagcctaggctccgagatctgtacacaaaaaaaaTTGCTGCCATCAAGGGTTGGCAAAATAatgtgtttcaaccaataaccgatgaGATGCGAGAGTTTAAAGCAACCACTTTATATAGCATATTAACCActatgattaccctagcaaccaaaaTAAACCTGGCAACAACTTAGCAACCACTACCACAATGTCACCTTCcaaccactttatttagcaATGCAACCGTCATATCTACTATAGCAACACCttagcaaccatctcaattaccctagcTACAACTTAGCAACCACCACCGTAATGTCAACTTAGCAACAAACATGATCTCTCtggcaaccaccatagcaaccgctttatttagcatagcaaccaacatatcTACTCTAGAAACAACCTACCAGGCATCtagattaccctagcaacaacttaACAACCATCACAATAatgtctacctagcaaccatcatagcaaccaacatgataaCCCTAACAACCCCCATAGCAACCACTTATAATAAcccatttataatattgctacaTGAGGACCATTTGGTGGGAGTTGGGTCAATGTTGGGTTATGTATTATTGTCACATGGAGATTATGGTCTCTTGTCTTGAATCCTCAGCAAGTGAAAGTCACACTGTAAATGGAGTTCAATGAAGAAGTTTAGTGCAATCTTTGTTGCCTCTTGGAAATGTGGTCTTGCCCAAATGTATGTGCTTATTTCTATCTTGGttatacaaaaataaataaaatgtaaatatacatACAAATCAAGGCATAGACTATGTATTTGCTGCAATTTTATTAGTTTGACAGCATAGTGGACCCTAAAACAACGGTCTCAACTGTAATCTATGATAAATATACCATACACAGTAATTCATATACAGTAGTTCGATTACAGAATTCATATTAAACTTCTTAATAAAACCTAATGGCTAAACCTCAAAATCGACAGTGAAAATGCAATAATGTTCAATGTTTGTGTCTATGAAATATAATGTTAGTCTCTGTGACGGTTTGAAAATGACAAAGGTGTAAGATAGCTAAAGGACAGACAAAGAtgcagagagataaagaaaggcAGTGAGTgactgtgagagagaaagagaggtagggagTCAGCTACTGTAAGAGATACTGAAAAAGTGATTGAGACAGCGAGAAAAAAGAGGATGCAGACAGGAAGACAGAAAAATGGGAGGAAGtgatgacagagagaaagaggccaaTTAAGGTGagagattgtttgtgtgtgtgtgtgtgtttgtgtgtgtgtgtgtttgtgtgtgtgtgtgtgtgtgcgtctgtatgtgtgtgtgcgtctgtgtgtgtgtgtgtgcgtctgtgtatgtgtgtgtgtgtatgtatgtgtgtgtctgtgtgtgagtgtgtgtgcgtgcgtgtttgtgtgtgtatgtgtatgtatagagtTTCTCAGTTCCCTGGTGGTGTTATGAGGTTGTACTCGGTCTGCAGCAGTAGCAGGCTGTTCTGACGGATCCTGCGCACCTGCACTagctccccccctccccctcctcctcctccccctcctcctctgccacCGTCGTACTCCTGTACGTGGATGACGTTGTGGTCGCCCTCCCACTGCCGGCTGCGCTCGCTCAGACGCAGCTCGCTGTGCTTGCGGCAGCACCGCCTGTGCAGGCACCGCAGCCCCAGCGTCAGCACCACGCCCAGGCCGGCCGAGCAGCCCAGCAGCATGCCCAGCTCCGGGGCCCTGTGCCTGGGCGTGGCGTCGCGCGGACGCCCCCCTTCCGCGGCCGGAGGTCTGGAGATCGCGGGAGGGGGCGGCGGAGCGGAGTGGTTGGGGTGACGGTAGGGGGGCAGAGGTGTGGGTTGGGGAGGGGTCAAGGGGTCAGGGAAGGAGACCCGAGGGGCAGGGGAGGGGTCCATGAGGAGGGAGATAGATGGAAGGAGAGGGGCGTGAGGCTGGGTGTTAGCAGCGGTGGGATATCTGACGTTGCGATGTGTGTTTTGAAGGAATGGCGGCGGGGTGTAAGgatgcttggtgtgtgtgcgctccgTTAGAGTGTATTCAGTGGTTTGCGAGCTTGTGTGAGACACTGAAAGGACATCTTGTGTTGTTATAAAGGAAGAGTAGTCATGTGTTCTGTGCATAGGTGTTGGTTCAGTTTGAGTAAGTGTTTTGTACACTTTACTAAAAAGCTGGATTGCATGTAAATTAACATTTGCTGTTGATCGCATGTTGCTGCTGCTTGCTGGCAAGCTGTGTGTTTCAATCAGCTGATGTGTGCTTGAGGTTGATACGTGAAGtgatttattgtgtgtggtgttgagcTCTTgggacatggtgtgtgtgaagaggtCTGTATATGTGTCGTCCAGTGCGCTATATGTGGTCAGTGTagttggtgtggtgtgtgcctCAGTTGCTGGCAGGTCCGTCACTGTGGAACAGATTATAACAGATTATACTGTGGAACTATTATAAAACATCTGTTACACGCATGACAAAAACAAGTCTCTCACACGGTCTCCCCTCACTCACAAACTCTCttatctctcactttctctcatactgtacaaacacaaacacacacacacaccctcttctctttcactctccctttttctgtctctatctcacacacatacacactcacacacacacacacacacacacacacacactctcacactctcatacCAGTTCAGACTTACTTAAGCTAAATGTGCTTAGGCTGGTAGTCCGGAGTTTGT comes from Alosa sapidissima isolate fAloSap1 chromosome 18, fAloSap1.pri, whole genome shotgun sequence and encodes:
- the LOC121690235 gene encoding LOW QUALITY PROTEIN: reelin domain-containing protein 1-like (The sequence of the model RefSeq protein was modified relative to this genomic sequence to represent the inferred CDS: substituted 1 base at 1 genomic stop codon) — protein: MMTLRPLRRTWCECVLWSVCLCVCVLSGGAAGFSHGATSSSCRDLKPGHVGAQHTHHTHTHPAFTLQPSRTEYLPQQTLTVSLRSARPFMGFMLQARALRDDTVVGEFLRPPPGTQRMRCLREGDTLTHADKQLKRNMSFTWRAPDQPCGDVRFYITVVQSYFVYWSQIQSAVVQDGTRSLLRMMNSTPGVSRNSQNKLRTTSLSTFSLMTDLPATEAHTTPTTLTTYSALDDTYTDLFTHTMSQELNTTHNKSLHVSTSSTHQLIETHSLPASSSNMRSTANVNLHAIQLFSKVYKTLTQTEPTPMHRTHDYSSFITTQDVLSVSHTSSQTTEYTLTERTHTKHPYTPPPFLQNTHRNVRYPTAANTQPHAPLLPSISLLMDPSPAPRVSFPDPLTPPQPTPLPPYRHPNHSAPPPPPAISRPPAAEGGRPRDATPRHRAPELGMLLGCSAGLGVVLTLGLRCLHRRCCRKHSELRLSERRGGGGGGGGGGELVQVRRIRQNSLLLLQTEYNLITPPGNXE